In the genome of Chryseobacterium sp. 52, the window GATTTTACATACTGTACAGCAAACCATACCCACAGATATATTACGACAGACTTATACAAAAACTGTTATGCATTGGGAGCCAACAATGTTACACAGACCTATAAAGATGTCTGTTACGGACAAATCGCTGGGTCAACTGTTGCATTTGACGATTATCTGGACAATCTTGATATTATGCAGTATAAAAACATCTCTCATTTCGAATACCTGAAATCACAGAAAACCACAGATTATCTGGCAGGAAATGCCATGAAGACTGAAACCCAGTATTTTTACAATAATCCAAAACATACTCAACTGTCTTTACAGAAGACGGTTTATCCGGATCTTTCTTATAATGAAATTACCTATCAGTATGCTCATGAGAAAAATAACCAATTAATGATGAATAGAAATATGGTAGGCATTCCTCTGGAAACTATGACCACACATACGGAAGGAAATACACCTAAAATGCTTTCTAAAACAGAAACGATTTATCCAACATCCCTTCCAAATACTGTAACAGGTAATCTGGTGCTGCCTGTTGCGGAAAAAACATATGATATACTCAATACTACAGTTCCCAGTACCGATGTTACTTATGACAGGTATGATGAGAAAGGCAATGTATTGCAGTATACTACTAAGGATGGGGTTCCGGTAAGTATACTGTGGGGGTATAACCAAACAAGGCCCATTGCAAAAGTAGAGGGCATACTATACAGTCAGATAGAGAACACACTGCCTTGGATGTCAGGCGCTTCAGATTCTGATGCAGCAGATTCTTCCCAAGAGTCCAGCCTGCTTGATACTTACGAAAGATTTAGAAAGATGGGGATCTTTGCTGATAAAATGGTGACCACGTACACTTATGATCCATTAATTGGAGTGACGAGTATCACTCCACCTTCCGGCATCAGAGAGGTTTACATTTACGATACTGCCAACCGGTTAAAAGAAATCAGAGAGAATAGTGCTACCGGGAAAATCTTAAAAGAATTCCAATACAATTACAAACAATAAAAACTCAAATTATGAAAAAATCGATATTCATTGCGGGTCTTTTCGCCGCTCAATTGACTTCTGCCCAATTATATACTTCAGCAGGCGTTGTGAATCCAACATCTACACCAGCCTCCAATAATGTAGGTGTCGGGACTCATGAGCCTCATTCCAATTTAGAAGTAGCTGCTGAGAGTGGCGGTAAAATAACCATTTCCACTAATGGATGGAGCGCCTCTTCCGCCAATCCCAAATACCCTACTTTAGAATTCACAGGTTACTTAAATTATCCTAAAGCGAGAATCACAGCTACAGAAGAATCAGGAAATACGAACGGATCAAGATTTTCTATTTTATTGAATGACAACACAGGAGTTGCCAATCTGGTTGAAAGATTTTCCATCCTTCAGAATGGCAATACAGGAATAGGAACTTCAGTTGCAAGGGAAAAGCTGGATGTTATAGGTAATATTTTAGCAGGATCTACCCACGCTACAGCAGGAATTAATGCCTTTGCGATACGATATGAGAACGGCTCCCTCAATAACTGGGGTGCTTTAAGAAGTACGGCAGCAACCTATATGAGCTTTGGCGCTAAGGCAGATCCTAATACCGCAAACGGTTGGTTATCCTCCAATGAAACTTTGAATTTTTCTAAAATTGCTATGGCCATGGATAATGATGGGATTCGGTTTCTAAGTTCCCCTTCACAGATCAATCCTTTAGATACGCCCGTAACCATGAAAGAAATCCTGAAAGTTTCTCCCAACGGAAACGCATTACTACAAGGTAAATTAGAAGCCAAAGAACTGAAAGTTACCCTGACCCCAACAGCCGATTTCGTATTTGCTGAAAACTATGACCTTCCCAAGCTTGAAGCAGTAGCCCAACATATCAAAGAGAAAAAACATCTACCCGAGATCGCCTCTGCCAGCGTCATGGAAAAAGAAGGAGTCAATGTGGGTGAATTTCAGATTCAGTTACTGCAGAAAATTGAGGAACTTACCCTGTATGTTATTGAACAAAACAGACAGTTAAAAAGCCAGCAGGATAAAATTGATCAACTGGAAAAACAGAATACAGATTTAGGAAATTCCGTTTTAGAAATTAAGCAGCTGAAAGACCAGTTTTTGAAGATGAAATCCAGTGCCACCCATTAATTTTAAGAAGATGTATAAAAAAATATATATAAGCTTAGGATTGCTCTGGGGCCTTCATCACTACGGACAGGTTGTGTTGACTTCCCCTCCGGTTCCCAATACCGAAGTGGGCGATCCCCAAAGCATACGCCTGCTTCCCGGGTTCAACTTTAATTCTGTCAATGGAACATTTCGGGCCTATATCGGAGGATCTTCTTCCCATAATCCCGGAACCTATACCCCCATTACCGTTGACTATTCTGCCACTATACCCAATACTGAAAATTATATCTATACCCGACAGTATTTAGTCCCAACCGAAGTTTCAGATGGATCGCTGCAACAGATACAGAGTGTTCAGTTTTTTGACGGCCTCGGAAGACCCAAGCAGGCAGTCAGTATCAAATCTACCCCTACCGGGAAAGATATGGTGACGCCTATTCCTTATGACGGATTCGGCAGACAGGTAGACAGCTGGCTTCCCGTTCCCATGTCTTCCCAGAGCGGCAATATCCAGAGCGGAGTAGAAAGCAGTGCTACTGCCTATTATCAGTCAAACGACATCAATGATTCCTCTCCTTTCAGCCATAAGAATTTAGAAAATTCACCGCTTGACAGGATTTTAAGTCAGAACAATCCCGGATCAGACTGGCAGAACAAACCCGTTGTTTTCGGGTATGATACCAATACAGCCGGCGAGGTGAAAAAGTATACCACCGTTACCAGCTGGGTAGATGGAGCTACCTCCTCCGAATTAAGTCTGTCCGGAACTTACGACGCAGCACAGCTGTACAAAAATACCGTTACCGATGAAGACAACAGTAAAACCATAGAATTTAAAAACGGTAGGGGACAAACTCTATTGGTCAGAAAAGCCATCAGTGCTTCAGAAAATGCAGACACCTATTATGTGTATAATGAATTTGACCAGCTGGCCTTTGTGATTCCCCCGTTGGCTTCCGCTTCCGTATCATTGTCAGCCTCCGCTCTCTATCACCTCTGCTATCAGTATAAATATGATGGCAGGAGCAGACTCGTAGAAAAGAAACTTCCAGGAAAAGGTTGGGAACAGATGGTATACAACAAAAAAGACCAGATAATTCTCTATCGGGATACTGTTTTAAAAAATGGAATCACCAATTTTACCGCTGATCAGTCCTGGACTTTTACGAAATACGATCAGTTTGGAAGAGTTACCTACACCGGTATTTCAAGGGACGGTACTCCGAGACAGAACATCCAGAATTATGTCGATAATCAGGCTGCGAATGTCTCTTATGAAGCCCGTGGAGGAAGTTTTACCTTGAATGGCATGACCCTGGAATATGGAAACGTTTCCTATCCTACCAGTATCGATAAGATTCTTGCTGTCAGTTACTATGATACCTATCCTCAGGGTGCTCCTGCAGTTCCCGGGACCATTTTAGGTCAGGACGTCTTGCCCCAGACCATCCAGAGTTCAAATGTCAGTACCAAAAGCTTACCTACAGCTTCTTATGTAAGAAATGTTGAAAATGAAAGCTGGACAAAAGCATATACCTATTATGACAAGAAAGGCAGAGCAATCTCTACCCATTCTGTGAATCATCTCGGAGGCTATACCAAAACCGAAAGCTTTCTGAAATTTTCAGGCGTACCGGAATATACCCTTACCCAGCATCAGAGAGTTGCGGGCGGTACGACAATCAACACCAAAGAAACCTTTGAATACGATCATCAGGAAAGACTTGTAAGACATTGGCATGAAGTTAACGGAGGGACTAAAGAACTCCTTGCCGAAAACCTGTACAACGATCTGGGTCAGGTACAGACCAAAAATGTAGGAAATACAACCGGCAGTCCGCTGCAGAGTGTCAAATATGCATACAACATCAGAGGGTGGCTTACAAAAGTCAATGACCCTTCCAACCTGCAGAATAAACTCTTTGCCTACGAACTAAGGTACAGCAGACCTGACAGTCAGTTTTCTGGTTCCGCAAGATACAACGGAAATATCTCCCAGATGTCGTGGATTACCCAAAGTGATGCCGTACTGAGAAACTACTCCTATGAGTATGATGCCCTTAACCGACTTAAAGAAGGCCGTTTCTGGGATGCCATGAACCTAAGCAGAGGAGAATACCATGAACAGCTTACCTACGATCTGAACGGGAACATTAAAACCCTGCTCAGAAGAGGAAAACAGCTTCCCGGCTATACCGCTCCCGAAGTGATGGATGACCTGGAATACCATTATGAAAATGGCGAACAGAGTAATAAATTAGCCTATCTTAAAGAGGTGGGAACGGGTAATGCCTTAAGCGGCTATCCGCTTTCATCAGGAAGTACAGGAAGTACCATTGGCTATGATCTCAACGGAAATATGACCACCCAGCAGGATAAAAGTATTTCCTCCATTCAATATAATTATCTAAATTTACCTGGGAAGGTTATCCAAAACTCCAAAGTCACCGATTACACCTACAGAGCAGATGGGGTGAAGGTGAAAAAGATCTTCGGTACAGAAACGACGGATTATTTAGATGGTTTCCAGTATGAAAACGGAACGTTGAAATTCTTACCCACAGCAGAAGGTTATTTTAATTTTGAGACCGGGAAGTATGTGTACAATTATACCGACCATTTAGGAAATACCAGATTGAGCTACTTTAAAAACGGCTCAGGAGCAGAGATCATTGAGGAGAGTAATTATTATCCTTTTGGATTAAAGCATGAGGGGTATAATGTTATGTTGGGGAACCCTGCATATAAATACAAGTACAATGGGAAGGAACTGCAGGAGACTGGTATGTATGATTATGGAGCGAGGATGTATATGCCGGATCTTGGGAGATGGGGCGTTGTTGACCCACTAGCGGAAGAATACCGTAGATTTTCACCGTATAACTATACTGTAAATAACCCTGTAAGATTTACTGATCCTGATGGAATGCAAATTGCTCCAGGTAGCCAAGAACAGTGGGATAAGCATAAAAAAGATGTACAGGATAAAAAATCTGAATTAGAAACTACAAAATCAGGATTAGCTCAAAAAGCTAAAGATGAGGGATGGAGCTCTAAAAAATTGTCACGACAGGAGAATAGATTATCTGAAAGAATTTTGAGTTTAGGAGGCTCATTGGACAATATGGGTGTACTTGAGCAGAGTGATAATGTATATGCATTAGAAAACTCCAATGGAAAAGACGGGATTACCCATTATGATTCTAATACAGGAAATATAAATCTTAGTTTTGATGGTAGTACAGGTGAATTTATTCATGAAATGACTCATGGATATCAATTCGAGACAGGCTCATTGGTGTTATATAATAGTGGTTATTCTGCTGATGATCTTCATGATGAAGTAGGAGCTTATCAAGCACAATTTGCATATGATCCCAATAATCATAATTTTATAAAAACGAATGTATCTGCTTGGGATAGCAATAAAATTCAAAGCACGTCTGAAATTACAACTAGCTGGGTTGGAAATATGAGAAGTGGAATATATAGCAGTCATCCTAACACACAGGTTACCTTATCAACTTCAAGAGAAGCTTTACTAAAGATTTATCCAAAGGCTAATCTTCCCCAAAATTACTCTATTATGAAAGATCCAAATGTTGTAATTCCAAAAAGATTTTCAAAATGAAAAAGATAATTAGTTTATTAGTGATTCTATTTTTTGTAAGTTGTACATTGCAGAACAGAATAGCTCCTGAGAGCTTCAAAGGTAATTATACATATGTTGATAGCAAACAATTTCTAAAAATAGAAATACTTGACAATAATGCAATCACTATAGAGAAAAAAGTTGAAGCAAATAGAGTCAAATGCATTGGTAATTATAAAATTATTTCAAAGAAAAAGATTAAAGTTAATTGTATGGATGAAAGGAATATGCACGAAGCAAATAGTATTATTGATTTTGTTCCTTTAAGATTTGATATAAAGAATGAAAGAGTTTATTTAGGATCAAATATAATCAAATATAAAAATTTGATATTGAAAAAAGAATGACAAAGCGGACTTGTAGTCTGTGGCTGATAATAACAAAAAACCTCGCAATTTTGCGAGGTTTTTTGTTATAAAAGCGTTCTGTTTTGTATGAGGAAACGGAACTACATTGCCATAATGTTTTTAAGTTTAGAAGATTTGATAAAAGCAGCGATAATAGCAAATATGTGAGTTTTGGTATACCCCGTTCCCGCACGATTATAAAACAGCTACATTTAAAACAATTACTATTAGAATTAAAATAGAAGGATTATGACATCAGAAAGGGATAATAAAGATT includes:
- a CDS encoding DUF6443 domain-containing protein, whose product is MYKKIYISLGLLWGLHHYGQVVLTSPPVPNTEVGDPQSIRLLPGFNFNSVNGTFRAYIGGSSSHNPGTYTPITVDYSATIPNTENYIYTRQYLVPTEVSDGSLQQIQSVQFFDGLGRPKQAVSIKSTPTGKDMVTPIPYDGFGRQVDSWLPVPMSSQSGNIQSGVESSATAYYQSNDINDSSPFSHKNLENSPLDRILSQNNPGSDWQNKPVVFGYDTNTAGEVKKYTTVTSWVDGATSSELSLSGTYDAAQLYKNTVTDEDNSKTIEFKNGRGQTLLVRKAISASENADTYYVYNEFDQLAFVIPPLASASVSLSASALYHLCYQYKYDGRSRLVEKKLPGKGWEQMVYNKKDQIILYRDTVLKNGITNFTADQSWTFTKYDQFGRVTYTGISRDGTPRQNIQNYVDNQAANVSYEARGGSFTLNGMTLEYGNVSYPTSIDKILAVSYYDTYPQGAPAVPGTILGQDVLPQTIQSSNVSTKSLPTASYVRNVENESWTKAYTYYDKKGRAISTHSVNHLGGYTKTESFLKFSGVPEYTLTQHQRVAGGTTINTKETFEYDHQERLVRHWHEVNGGTKELLAENLYNDLGQVQTKNVGNTTGSPLQSVKYAYNIRGWLTKVNDPSNLQNKLFAYELRYSRPDSQFSGSARYNGNISQMSWITQSDAVLRNYSYEYDALNRLKEGRFWDAMNLSRGEYHEQLTYDLNGNIKTLLRRGKQLPGYTAPEVMDDLEYHYENGEQSNKLAYLKEVGTGNALSGYPLSSGSTGSTIGYDLNGNMTTQQDKSISSIQYNYLNLPGKVIQNSKVTDYTYRADGVKVKKIFGTETTDYLDGFQYENGTLKFLPTAEGYFNFETGKYVYNYTDHLGNTRLSYFKNGSGAEIIEESNYYPFGLKHEGYNVMLGNPAYKYKYNGKELQETGMYDYGARMYMPDLGRWGVVDPLAEEYRRFSPYNYTVNNPVRFTDPDGMQIAPGSQEQWDKHKKDVQDKKSELETTKSGLAQKAKDEGWSSKKLSRQENRLSERILSLGGSLDNMGVLEQSDNVYALENSNGKDGITHYDSNTGNINLSFDGSTGEFIHEMTHGYQFETGSLVLYNSGYSADDLHDEVGAYQAQFAYDPNNHNFIKTNVSAWDSNKIQSTSEITTSWVGNMRSGIYSSHPNTQVTLSTSREALLKIYPKANLPQNYSIMKDPNVVIPKRFSK